One segment of Amycolatopsis alba DSM 44262 DNA contains the following:
- a CDS encoding ABC transporter substrate-binding protein: MRTHHRTRILAAALAALTLGGGIAGCSRADNATAPAEQKSQGAAGEVRVGYFPNVTHAPALIGVKNGFFAKELGSTKLTTQTFNAGPEEVNALLGNSLDIAFIGSGPAINAFTKSKGAIQLVSGAVSGGAQLVVKPEITTPEQLTGKNIATPSLANTQDVALKKFIAEKKLADVKITNLDNPKTFDAFKKGELDGGWLPEPWSSRLVLDAGAKVLLDEKTLWPEGKFPTTVVIVRSEFLQQHPETVTAILKGELAAIDWAKTNPAEAKKVVNGELKALAGSTLSEAVLDRAFSGIDLGIDPVASTFSQLAKDSVTAGVVKSAVDLKGFADFGPLNAVLKEQGKPGVNAPGLTK; this comes from the coding sequence GTGCGCACCCACCACAGAACCCGGATCCTGGCCGCGGCACTCGCCGCCCTGACCCTGGGCGGAGGAATCGCCGGGTGTTCACGCGCGGACAACGCCACCGCCCCGGCGGAGCAGAAGAGCCAGGGTGCCGCCGGTGAGGTTCGCGTCGGATACTTCCCCAACGTGACGCACGCGCCCGCGCTGATCGGGGTCAAGAACGGCTTCTTCGCCAAGGAGCTCGGCTCGACGAAGCTCACCACCCAGACGTTCAACGCCGGGCCCGAAGAGGTCAACGCGCTGCTCGGCAACTCGCTCGACATCGCCTTCATCGGCTCCGGGCCGGCGATCAACGCCTTCACCAAGTCCAAGGGTGCCATCCAGCTCGTCTCCGGCGCGGTCAGCGGCGGCGCGCAGCTCGTGGTGAAGCCCGAGATCACCACGCCCGAGCAGCTCACCGGCAAGAACATCGCGACGCCGTCGCTGGCGAACACCCAGGACGTCGCGCTCAAGAAGTTCATCGCCGAGAAGAAGCTGGCCGACGTCAAGATCACCAATCTCGACAACCCGAAGACGTTCGACGCCTTCAAGAAGGGCGAGCTCGACGGCGGCTGGCTGCCGGAGCCGTGGTCATCGCGGCTCGTGCTGGACGCGGGCGCGAAGGTCCTGCTGGACGAGAAGACCCTGTGGCCGGAAGGCAAGTTCCCGACCACGGTCGTGATCGTCCGCAGCGAGTTCCTGCAGCAGCACCCGGAGACCGTCACCGCCATCCTCAAGGGTGAACTCGCCGCCATCGACTGGGCGAAGACCAACCCCGCCGAGGCGAAGAAGGTGGTCAACGGAGAACTCAAGGCGCTCGCGGGCAGCACACTGAGCGAGGCCGTTCTCGACCGCGCGTTCTCCGGCATCGACCTCGGAATCGACCCGGTGGCGTCGACCTTCAGCCAGCTCGCGAAGGACTCGGTGACCGCGGGTGTGGTGAAATCCGCGGTGGACCTCAAGGGGTTCGCCGATTTCGGCCCGCTCAACGCCGTGCTCAAAGAGCAGGGCAAGCCCGGCGTGAACGCGCCCGGGCTGAC